A single Roseinatronobacter monicus DNA region contains:
- a CDS encoding ATP-binding protein produces the protein MYADRPETLQSADWDDLKRRMARHEAFTGFVYRVVTDAGRELWFQISGTPNFDAYGRFAGYRGAGMDVTEMQGARKQAEEASRAKTTFLANMSHEIRTPLNGVLGMAETLREVLPEPAHQQMAEMILSSGEGLLKVLNDILDISKIESGKMLLDDVGFDPAKVVAETAALHQSCCLEKRLRLNVNTPSKPKLRRRGDPHRLGQIIHNLLSNAIKFTDEGEITIKLCNLNDAAIQIEVRDTGIGMTEEQLDRIFEDFSQADGSITRRFGGTGLGMSIVQRLVSLMNGKIKVTSELGKGTTVQVSLPLLISEEAPLAEIQAHVDLTGLRLLIADDMRTNQIVAQAMLRDSGATVTLADNGAQAVDAWIADQFDVVLLDISMPVLDGPSALAQMIRRAKERDMPPPRALAFTANVMTHQIAEYHAAGFLGHISKPLRKADLLAQVAIVAGRTGT, from the coding sequence GTGTATGCAGACCGGCCAGAAACACTTCAAAGCGCAGATTGGGACGATCTGAAGCGCCGCATGGCGCGGCACGAAGCGTTTACGGGTTTCGTCTATCGCGTCGTGACAGATGCAGGTCGTGAACTGTGGTTTCAGATATCTGGAACACCGAACTTCGACGCATATGGCAGGTTTGCCGGGTATCGCGGCGCAGGAATGGACGTCACAGAGATGCAAGGCGCGCGCAAGCAAGCCGAAGAAGCCAGTCGCGCGAAGACCACATTTCTTGCAAATATGAGTCACGAGATCCGCACACCGCTGAACGGCGTCCTGGGCATGGCAGAGACTCTGCGCGAGGTGTTGCCAGAGCCCGCACACCAGCAAATGGCCGAGATGATTCTTAGCAGTGGCGAAGGCTTGTTGAAGGTGCTGAACGATATTCTCGACATCTCGAAGATCGAATCCGGGAAGATGCTTCTCGATGATGTGGGCTTTGACCCCGCAAAAGTGGTTGCAGAGACTGCGGCGCTGCACCAATCCTGCTGCCTTGAAAAAAGGCTACGGTTAAACGTCAACACGCCGTCCAAACCCAAATTGCGGCGGCGGGGCGATCCACATCGGCTTGGGCAGATCATTCACAATCTTCTGAGCAATGCGATCAAGTTCACGGATGAGGGCGAAATAACCATCAAACTATGCAACTTGAATGACGCCGCGATCCAGATCGAAGTGCGCGACACTGGTATTGGGATGACCGAAGAACAGCTTGATCGTATCTTTGAAGATTTCTCACAGGCTGACGGATCAATCACCCGCAGGTTCGGGGGCACCGGTTTGGGTATGTCAATTGTACAACGCTTGGTGTCGTTGATGAACGGCAAGATCAAGGTGACTTCCGAATTAGGCAAAGGAACCACGGTGCAGGTATCGCTCCCGCTGCTGATATCAGAGGAAGCACCTCTAGCCGAGATACAGGCACATGTTGATCTGACAGGGCTTCGGTTGCTGATTGCAGATGACATGCGCACCAACCAAATCGTCGCGCAAGCGATGCTGCGCGACAGCGGCGCTACCGTCACTCTGGCTGACAATGGCGCGCAGGCGGTTGATGCGTGGATCGCGGATCAGTTTGATGTTGTGCTGCTGGACATATCGATGCCTGTGCTGGACGGGCCTTCGGCACTTGCACAGATGATCCGGCGTGCGAAGGAACGTGACATGCCGCCACCACGCGCGCTGGCATTCACGGCGAATGTTATGACTCACCAGATCGCTGAATACCACGCAGCGGGGTTTCTGGGACACATTTCAAAGCCCCTGCGCAAGGCTGATCTATTGGCGCAGGTTGCTATTGTTGCAGGGCGGACTGGCACTTGA
- a CDS encoding IS630 family transposase (programmed frameshift), translating into MTRGCKPKYVVRLTTEEREHLEGMIRTGRQAAYRLLKARILLKADVSSDGPGWEDARIAEALETSLSTVFRTRRQLVEEGLEATLARKVPASLSQPRIFDGQAEAKLIALACSEPPEGYTHWTLRLLEKRVVELGIVEQASDTTIQRTLKKNALKPHRNRYWVIPPKANAGFVAAMENVLDVYTRPHDQNRPLVCLDETSKQLTRETRTPIPMQPGREARHDYEYERAGVASLFMLFAPLEGWRHVEIRDRRTAIDYAHILRDLADLHFPYAEKIDLVQDNLNTHNPASLYEAFPPAQARRIAQRFEWHYTPKHGSWLNIAECELSVLARQCLARRIPDKTMLKAEVDAWTTNRNSQRAKTNWQFTTQDARTKLIRLYPQIE; encoded by the exons ATGACAAGAGGGTGCAAGCCGAAGTATGTAGTTCGACTGACGACAGAGGAGCGTGAACACCTTGAAGGGATGATCAGAACGGGTCGGCAAGCCGCCTACAGACTGCTGAAGGCGCGGATTTTGCTGAAGGCGGATGTGTCCTCTGATGGCCCGGGATGGGAAGATGCGCGCATTGCCGAGGCATTAGAGACCAGTCTCTCGACTGTTTTCCGCACCCGGCGCCAACTTGTGGAGGAAGGGCTTGAGGCGACTTTAGCGCGCAAAGTTCCAGCGTCGCTTTCACAACCTCGGATCTTCGATGGGCAAGCCGAGGCCAAGCTGATCGCGCTTGCCTGTTCCGAACCACCCGAAGGATATACGCACTGGACACTCAGGTTGTTGGAAAAGCGGGTTGTCGAACTGGGCATTGTTGAGCAGGCCAGTGATACCACAATCCAACGCACGCTTA AAAAAAACGCGCTCAAACCGCACCGGAACCGGTACTGGGTAATCCCACCCAAAGCCAACGCTGGTTTCGTGGCGGCCATGGAGAATGTGCTGGACGTCTACACCCGTCCACACGATCAAAACCGTCCGCTGGTTTGTCTGGACGAGACCAGCAAACAATTGACCCGTGAGACCCGCACACCCATTCCCATGCAGCCAGGGCGCGAGGCGCGCCATGACTACGAATATGAACGCGCAGGTGTCGCCAGCCTGTTCATGTTATTCGCTCCTCTGGAGGGCTGGCGCCACGTCGAGATACGCGATCGACGCACTGCCATCGATTATGCCCATATCCTGCGCGATCTGGCTGATCTCCACTTTCCCTATGCCGAAAAGATCGATCTCGTGCAGGATAATCTGAACACCCACAACCCTGCATCGCTGTACGAGGCTTTCCCGCCTGCCCAAGCGCGCCGCATCGCACAACGGTTCGAATGGCACTACACGCCAAAACATGGGTCTTGGCTCAACATCGCTGAATGTGAACTCAGCGTCCTCGCTCGCCAATGTCTGGCCCGGCGCATCCCGGACAAAACTATGCTGAAGGCCGAAGTCGATGCATGGACAACAAATCGCAACTCCCAACGCGCCAAAACCAACTGGCAGTTCACAACTCAAGACGCGCGCACAAAGCTTATCCGGCTTTATCCGCAAATCGAGTGA